The following proteins come from a genomic window of Aequorivita marisscotiae:
- a CDS encoding MmcQ/YjbR family DNA-binding protein, which translates to MNIEEFREYCISKKGVTESFPFGEDTLVFKVMGKMFALVGLENHPATANLKCNPERAIELREAYEGLIVPGYHMSKVHWNTVALEQNVPHNLLLELIDHSYDLVVDSLTKKLKTALKNL; encoded by the coding sequence ATGAATATAGAAGAGTTTAGAGAATACTGTATTTCCAAAAAAGGGGTAACCGAATCTTTTCCCTTTGGCGAAGACACGCTGGTGTTTAAGGTAATGGGTAAAATGTTTGCCCTCGTTGGTTTGGAAAACCACCCTGCAACAGCCAATTTAAAGTGTAATCCTGAACGAGCCATTGAACTGCGGGAAGCATACGAAGGCTTAATTGTGCCAGGCTACCACATGAGTAAAGTTCATTGGAATACTGTGGCATTAGAGCAAAATGTGCCACATAATTTGCTGCTGGAATTGATAGATCATTCGTACGATTTAGTTGTGGATAGTCTTACTAAAAAATTAAAAACAGCGCTCAAAAATCTGTAA
- a CDS encoding MutS-related protein: MNNPSAFYKTQIEIHSQALKKLKQKLAVSSTLRLFVFIAACVGLYFFFGNAQAVLTIVFLTIVIFIYLVTKHSELQYQRDLKKALIDQNETELEVLNRVFHHLPDGEKYKNPLHFYSQDIDLFGRGSFFQYLNRTSLLSGSDFLANIFIENKIEAISEKQKAIAEISEKPEWRQRYSAIASLVKTESPASEVNDWLQQYKAFIPNWIKPLSLVFTTVSVGLIVANYFGVLSGYFTAGWLILGIIISGIFQKKVNNLTSHTSKIQSTFEQFYKLILEIENEDFSSEILSKKRNSVIQSKTKTSAVVKQFARYLDVLEQGNIMIFGTLINGFTLRNLRQCYNIEKWIKTHKDSVPAWFNSITLFDAYNSLGNFKFNHPNYIFPEINDKIPVLKVKGAGHPLLKEATMVRNDFQINSEEFFIVTGANMAGKSTFLRTVSLQIVMGNIGLPVCAEKAEYNPIKLITSMRTTDSLTDDESYFFSELKRLKFIVDEIKTDRYFIILDEILKGTNSTDKAIGSRKFVEKLVASNSTGIIATHDLSLCAAAEDLSEVKNYFFDARIENDELYFDYTFKPGICQNMNASFLLKKMQIVD; this comes from the coding sequence ATGAATAATCCCTCAGCTTTTTATAAAACACAAATTGAAATACATTCCCAAGCTTTAAAAAAACTTAAACAAAAATTGGCCGTTTCCAGTACACTTCGGTTGTTTGTTTTTATAGCGGCGTGTGTTGGGTTGTATTTTTTCTTCGGAAATGCCCAAGCAGTACTAACTATTGTTTTTTTAACTATCGTGATTTTTATCTATTTGGTAACAAAGCATAGCGAACTTCAATACCAACGCGATTTAAAAAAAGCATTAATTGACCAAAATGAGACGGAACTCGAAGTGTTAAACCGGGTTTTTCATCATTTGCCGGACGGCGAAAAGTATAAGAACCCCCTTCATTTTTATAGTCAGGATATAGATCTTTTTGGGCGTGGCTCTTTTTTTCAATATTTAAATAGAACCTCGTTATTAAGTGGTTCCGATTTTTTGGCAAATATTTTTATTGAAAACAAAATTGAAGCCATTTCAGAGAAGCAAAAAGCTATTGCAGAAATTTCTGAAAAACCCGAATGGCGGCAGCGGTATTCGGCAATTGCATCCTTGGTAAAAACTGAAAGTCCAGCCTCAGAAGTTAATGATTGGTTACAGCAGTACAAAGCTTTTATTCCCAACTGGATTAAGCCTCTTTCACTAGTATTTACAACGGTTTCCGTTGGATTAATTGTAGCCAATTATTTCGGTGTTTTATCGGGCTATTTTACAGCTGGATGGCTTATATTGGGAATTATAATTTCAGGGATATTTCAAAAAAAAGTAAATAACCTTACTTCGCATACTTCAAAAATACAGAGTACTTTCGAGCAATTTTACAAACTAATTTTAGAAATTGAAAACGAGGACTTTTCTTCTGAAATACTTTCTAAAAAACGAAATTCGGTAATTCAGTCCAAGACAAAAACATCTGCGGTAGTAAAACAATTTGCAAGATATTTAGATGTTTTGGAACAGGGGAATATTATGATTTTTGGTACGCTTATCAATGGTTTTACCCTTCGTAATCTGCGCCAATGTTACAATATAGAAAAGTGGATTAAAACGCATAAAGATAGCGTCCCTGCTTGGTTTAATAGCATAACACTTTTTGATGCCTACAACAGTTTGGGGAATTTTAAATTTAATCATCCCAATTATATTTTTCCAGAAATAAACGATAAAATTCCCGTGCTAAAAGTAAAAGGAGCGGGGCATCCACTGCTGAAAGAAGCTACGATGGTTCGCAATGATTTTCAAATAAACTCGGAAGAATTTTTTATTGTTACTGGCGCAAATATGGCTGGGAAAAGTACATTTTTAAGAACGGTTTCGCTTCAAATTGTAATGGGGAATATTGGGCTGCCAGTTTGTGCCGAAAAAGCCGAATACAACCCAATAAAACTTATTACCAGTATGCGAACCACCGATAGTTTAACCGATGATGAGTCGTACTTTTTTAGTGAATTAAAACGCTTAAAATTTATTGTGGACGAAATTAAAACCGACCGTTATTTTATTATTCTCGATGAAATTTTAAAGGGTACAAACAGCACAGACAAGGCCATCGGCTCCCGCAAATTTGTGGAGAAACTCGTTGCGAGTAATTCTACGGGAATTATCGCAACGCACGATTTAAGTCTGTGCGCCGCCGCTGAAGATTTGTCCGAAGTAAAAAATTATTTCTTCGACGCTCGAATTGAAAACGACGAACTTTATTTCGACTATACTTTTAAACCCGGAATTTGCCAAAACATGAACGCCTCTTTTCTATTAAAAAAGATGCAAATTGTAGATTAA
- a CDS encoding metal-dependent hydrolase, with amino-acid sequence MDSVTQIVLGAAVGEAVLGKKIGNKAMVLGAIAGTIPDLDVLSSHFTDTVTALEIHRGFTHSIVFAVTFGLLFGWLLSLWDKRASLKEWSWFWFLCFVTHPLLDAHTTWGTQLFWPLDLRLAYKNIFVIDPLYTLPFLVFLILAMLQKRGSIKRRKYNNLGLIVSSAYMLLTIVLKGISYTKFQSALDHQNIDYLALDTKPSPLNTILWTANVETKDAFLIGDYSFFDSKPIQFYSHPKNHEALGNLREFDKVQRLIKITQGWYTVSEKDKGIFLNDLRFGMISVDPQAEKYAFSFLIEKTGNEVTVTEEEKDTREAKKLLTDLWERIKGN; translated from the coding sequence ATGGATTCAGTAACACAAATAGTTTTAGGAGCGGCGGTTGGCGAAGCGGTTTTAGGTAAAAAAATTGGGAATAAAGCAATGGTTTTAGGAGCAATTGCAGGTACAATTCCTGATTTAGATGTGCTTTCCAGCCATTTTACCGATACCGTTACCGCTTTGGAAATTCACCGCGGCTTTACGCATTCCATCGTTTTTGCTGTTACTTTCGGACTTCTTTTTGGGTGGCTACTTTCACTCTGGGACAAACGGGCAAGTTTAAAGGAATGGTCGTGGTTTTGGTTTTTGTGCTTTGTTACACACCCGTTATTAGATGCACATACCACCTGGGGAACACAGCTCTTTTGGCCTTTAGATTTGCGGTTGGCGTATAAAAATATATTCGTAATTGATCCGCTTTATACCTTGCCATTTTTAGTGTTTTTAATTTTGGCAATGCTTCAGAAAAGAGGCAGTATTAAAAGAAGAAAATATAATAATCTCGGTTTAATTGTAAGCAGCGCGTATATGTTGCTTACTATTGTTCTAAAAGGAATTAGTTATACTAAATTTCAGTCTGCCTTAGACCATCAAAACATTGATTACCTTGCTTTGGATACCAAACCCAGCCCACTGAATACGATTTTATGGACGGCAAATGTGGAAACTAAAGACGCCTTTTTAATAGGCGATTATTCGTTTTTTGATTCCAAACCCATTCAGTTTTATTCGCATCCGAAGAATCACGAAGCTCTAGGCAATTTAAGGGAATTCGACAAAGTGCAACGCCTTATAAAAATTACACAAGGTTGGTACACAGTTTCAGAAAAGGATAAAGGTATTTTTTTAAACGATCTTCGTTTTGGAATGATAAGCGTAGATCCGCAGGCCGAAAAGTATGCTTTTAGTTTTTTAATCGAAAAGACTGGAAACGAGGTAACCGTTACCGAAGAAGAAAAAGATACCCGCGAGGCCAAAAAATTATTGACAGATCTGTGGGAGCGGATTAAAGGAAATTAA
- a CDS encoding AI-2E family transporter: protein MSTSKIEISGSYLIKSFLIIGGILTILYIGSGLLMPLLVAAIIAIVLDKPTEKLKQWGLPSWLAITLSVLLMIVIFSLLTWLITSQVNTMANDWPTIKEKAAGKLNNLSEWANQTLNWDYKDYLENNKRLIQKAESFGSAFLSSLMNLVSQSLLIFVYIILLLMQRDMFITFFKKLVSDSAAMGTILSNSKKIISSYLLGKGKIMVFLFAIYYLGFTLGSVPYAFFLALFAALFSIIPYVGNFIGGGIAVILSYLYAGATPALIVIGVISAAQLVENYVLTPWIIGDEIDLNPFVTVFGVILFSVLWGMVGAIISLPLIGVLKVVFQQTKGMEPYAFLIKKKGS, encoded by the coding sequence TTGAGCACTTCTAAAATAGAAATTTCCGGTTCATATCTTATAAAATCGTTTCTGATTATAGGCGGTATATTAACAATTCTATATATTGGTTCAGGGCTGTTAATGCCTTTGCTCGTGGCCGCGATTATTGCGATTGTGTTAGACAAACCTACCGAAAAATTAAAACAATGGGGTCTGCCTTCTTGGTTGGCTATTACACTATCTGTCTTGCTTATGATCGTAATTTTTAGCTTGCTAACGTGGCTTATTACTTCACAAGTAAATACCATGGCGAACGATTGGCCCACCATAAAGGAAAAGGCTGCTGGAAAGCTAAACAACCTCTCCGAATGGGCAAACCAAACCCTTAATTGGGATTATAAAGATTACTTGGAAAACAACAAAAGGTTAATCCAAAAAGCCGAAAGTTTTGGCAGTGCATTTCTTTCTTCGTTAATGAATCTCGTTTCGCAATCCCTGCTTATTTTCGTGTACATCATTCTACTTTTAATGCAACGGGATATGTTTATCACGTTTTTTAAGAAATTGGTTTCAGACAGTGCTGCGATGGGTACTATTTTAAGTAATTCAAAAAAAATTATAAGTAGTTATTTATTGGGTAAAGGAAAAATTATGGTTTTTCTCTTTGCAATATATTATCTCGGTTTCACATTAGGTTCGGTACCGTATGCATTTTTTTTAGCTCTATTTGCGGCACTTTTCTCAATTATTCCTTACGTTGGAAATTTTATCGGGGGTGGCATTGCAGTAATCCTTTCTTATTTGTATGCCGGCGCTACACCTGCTCTTATCGTGATTGGTGTGATCTCGGCAGCACAGTTGGTAGAAAATTATGTGTTAACCCCATGGATAATTGGAGATGAAATAGATCTTAACCCCTTCGTTACGGTTTTTGGCGTTATACTATTTTCAGTACTTTGGGGTATGGTCGGAGCCATTATTTCGCTTCCGCTTATCGGTGTTTTAAAAGTGGTTTTTCAGCAGACCAAAGGAATGGAACCGTATGCATTTTTAATAAAAAAGAAAGGTTCTTAA
- a CDS encoding YybH family protein produces MKKIILLLCLITTIHAASQTEVTDKEAIISVLRIQELAWNNNDLEGFMQGYWKSDSLKFYGSKGVTNGWQKTLDNYKKGYPSKAHTGTLKFTIDAITKIEKDSYYVMGQYHLVRDAGNANGVFMIIFRKIEGEWKIIADLSC; encoded by the coding sequence ATGAAAAAAATTATTCTATTACTGTGTTTAATCACTACCATACACGCCGCTTCCCAAACCGAAGTAACCGATAAAGAAGCCATTATTTCGGTATTAAGAATACAGGAACTTGCCTGGAACAATAACGATCTTGAAGGTTTTATGCAGGGGTATTGGAAAAGCGATTCCTTAAAATTTTACGGCAGCAAAGGTGTTACAAATGGTTGGCAAAAAACGCTGGATAACTATAAAAAAGGATATCCGTCAAAAGCACATACCGGAACATTAAAGTTTACTATAGACGCAATTACCAAAATTGAAAAAGATTCGTATTACGTAATGGGCCAATATCACTTAGTGCGTGATGCGGGCAATGCAAATGGTGTTTTTATGATTATTTTCAGAAAGATTGAAGGTGAGTGGAAAATTATTGCAGATTTAAGTTGTTAA